In the Carassius auratus strain Wakin unplaced genomic scaffold, ASM336829v1 scaf_tig00031463, whole genome shotgun sequence genome, one interval contains:
- the LOC113080508 gene encoding E3 SUMO-protein ligase PIAS4-like, translated as MLSRGCSAKMAAELVEAMNMVKSFRVSDLQSLLASMGRSKSGLKQDLVGRALRLVQTEYSPELLKNVRQLYETRFPKSTAWLGARRPESVPVNYPALNSSPRGTAQGTDYLNSIPKPAPPPVAEVKLVPLPFYHNLETLLPPTELIAQNSEKLQESQCVFELTTSQVEQIRNSSELRPGMKSVQVVLRICYTDSIGVQEDQYPPNIAVKVNQSYCHVPGYYPSNKPGVEPRRPCRPVNITPWLHLSTVTNRVTITWGNFGKRYSVAVYLVRVFTSGELFNQLKHCSVESADRCRERIQDKLRFDPESEIATTGLRVSLICPLVKMRLGVPCRVLTCAHLQCFDAVFFLQMNEKKPTWTCPVCDKPAPFELLTIDGLLSEILKETPEDVEEIEYLTDGSWRPIRDDKEKERERENSRTPDCPVVDICVPEVNGHSPAHSGTNQTGKSGSGGASAGSGSISAGSGGGAVVDLTLDDSSEEEGGGGAEDSEDTDDSQDSPAPKRGRYDYDKDLVTAY; from the exons ATGCTCTCGCGGGGCTGCTCTGCGAAGATGGCGGCCGAACTGGTAGAAGCGATG AACATGGTGAAGAGTTTCCGTGTGTCTGATCTGCAGTCGCTGCTGGCCTCGATGGGCCGCAGCAAAAGTGGGTTGAAGCAGGATTTAGTTGGAAGAGCTCTTCGGCTTGTGCAGACCGAATACAGTCCGGAGCTTCTAAAGAACGTGCGACAGCTCTATGAGACACGGTTCCCCAAATCCACGGCCTGGCTTGGAGCTCGACGACCTGAGTCTGTGCCCGTAAACTATCCTGCCCTTAACTCCTCGCCTAGAGGCACGGCCCAGGGCACAGACTACCTCAACAGCATCCCCAAACCAGCTCCGCCTCCTGTGGCAGAAGTCAAATTGGTGCCCCTACCGTTCTACCACAACCTAGAAACACTGCTGCCACCCACAGAACTAA TCGCACAGAACAGCGAGAAGCTGCAAGAAAGTCAATGTGTTTTTGAATTAACAACAAGTCAAGTGGAACAGATCCGGAATTCCAG TGAACTTCGCCCAGGGATGAAATCAGTTCAAGTTGTTCTCAG AATCTGCTACACAGACTCTATCGGTGTTCAGGAGGACCAGTATCCTCCCAATATTGCTGTGAAAGTCAATCAGTCCTACTGTCATGTACCG GGTTACTATCCCTCCAATAAACCGGGTGTTGAGCCACGGCGGCCCTGTCGACCCGTCAACATCACACCCTGGTTACACCTCTCCACAGTCACTAACAGAGTCACCATCACATGGGGCAACTTTGGAAAG CGGTACTCGGTGGCTGTGTACCTGGTGAGGGTGTTCACATCTGGAGAGCTCTTCAACCAGCTGAAGCATTGCTCAGTCGAGAGTGCTGATCGTTGTCGCGAACGCA TTCAGGACAAGTTGCGCTTTGATCCTGAGAGTGAGATTGCCACTACGGGACTGCGAGTGTCCCTCATCTGTCCT CTGGTAAAGATGAGGCTTGGAGTGCCATGTCGAGTGCTCACCTGTGCCCACCTGCAGTGTTTTGACGCTGTCTTTTTCCTGCAAATGAATGAAAAGAAACCCACGTGGACCTGCCCCGTATGTGATAAACCCGCTCCCTTTGAGCTTCTAACAATTGATGG GTTGCTGTCTGAGATCCTTAAAGAGACGCCGGAGGATGTGGAGGAGATTGAATATTTAACTGACGGCTCATGGAGGCCAATCAGGGATGAcaaagagaaggaaagagagcGGGAAAACAGCCGCACACCCGACTGTCCTGTGGTGGATATAT GTGTTCCTGAGGTGAACGGTCACTCCCCAGCACACAGCGGCACAAACCAGACCGGGAAGTCTGGATCGGGTGGTGCATCGGCAGGATCCGGCAGCATCAGCGCCGGGTCGGGAGGCGGAGCCGTGGTGGATCTGACTCTGGATGACTCTTCGGAGGAAGAAGGAGGGGGCGGGGCTGAGGACAGCGAGGACACGGATGACAGCCAGGACAGCCCCGCCCCTAAAAGGGGCAGATATGATTATGACAAAGACCTGGTCACCGCATACTGA